A genome region from Oryzias latipes chromosome 2, ASM223467v1 includes the following:
- the LOC101169023 gene encoding trace amine-associated receptor 13c, translating into MDDSGGGSSLCFPNLNSSCRRLLLPSFKTALLYVLLAFVSLLTVTLNLLVIISISHFRQLHTPTNALLLSLAGSDLVVGLLVMPIEGVRYLETCWLLGRLMCTLTPFLSYCLLSGSLGHMVLISVDRYLAICQPLLYPSRVTLSRVVFLICLCWGCSALYNGCILIGHLQRPHRVHTCHGECVVVISHTSGTVDLFFSLVGPCSVMLVLYARVFVAAVSQVSRLQTVPSVSMVKRSEWKAARTLGIVIAVFLMCFCPYYYPSLAGEDTTTKLSYYAVLSWVMLLNSCMNPLIYALFYPWFRKTTRLIFTLKILQLRSSETKIL; encoded by the coding sequence ATGGACGACAGCGGCGGGGGCTCCTCTCTCTGCTTTCCCAACCTGAACTCCTCCTGCAGGCGGCTGCTGCTGCCTAGCTTTAAGACGGCGCTCCTCTACGTCCTGCTGGCCTTTGTCTCTCTGCTCACCGTGACCCTCAACCTGCTGGTTATCATCTCCATCTCCCACTTCAGGCAGCTGCACACCCCCACCAACGCCCTGCTGCTGTCCCTGGCCGGGTCAGACCTGGTGGTGGGGCTGCTGGTGATGCCCATCGAGGGGGTGCGCTACCTGGAGACGTGCTGGCTGCTGGGCCGGCTCATGTGCACCCTGACGCCTTTCCTCTCCTACTGCCTGCTGTCCGGCTCCCTGGGCCACATGGTGCTCATATCCGTCGACCGGTACCTGGCCATCTGCCAGCCGCTGCTGTACCCCAGCAGGGTCACCCTGAGCCGGGTGGTGTTCCTGATCTGCCTGTGCTGGGGCTGCTCAGCCCTCTACAACGGCTGCATTCTGATAGGACACCTGCAGCGGCCGCACAGGGTCCACACCTGCCACGGCGAGTGCGTGGTGGTCATCAGCCACACATCAGGAACTGTCGACCTGTTTTTCTCGTTAGTCGGCCCCTGCTCTGTCATGCTGGTGCTGTACGCCCGGGTGTTCGTGGCGGCCGTGTCTCAGGTCTCGCGCCTGCAGACGGTCCCTTCCGTTTCGATGGTGAAAAGGTCGGAGTGGAAAGCAGCCCGGACTCTGGGCATCGTGATCGCAGTGTTTCTCATGTGCTTCTGCCCGTACTACTACCCTTCCCTTGCAGGCGAAGACACCACCACAAAGCTGTCGTATTATGCCGTCTTATCTTGGGTCATGCTGCTGAACTCCTGCATGAATCCCCTCATCTATGCCTTGTTCTATCCCTGGTTCAGGAAGACCACCAGACTGATCTTCACCCTTAAAATACTGCAGCTTCGCTCCAGCGAGACCAAGATCCTGTAG